A genomic region of Alnus glutinosa chromosome 11, dhAlnGlut1.1, whole genome shotgun sequence contains the following coding sequences:
- the LOC133881855 gene encoding large ribosomal subunit protein uL3-like has protein sequence MSHRKFEHPRHGSLGFLPRKRAARHRGKVKAFPKDDATKPCKLTAFVGYKAGMTHIVREVEKPGSKLHKKETCEAVTIIETPPMVVVGVVGYVKTPRGLRSLNTVWAQHLSEEVKRRFYKNWCKSKKKAFTKYSKKYEDGKKDIQSQLEKMKKYCSVIRVLAHTQIRKLKGLKQKKAHLMEIQVNGGTVAQKVDFAYDFFEKHIPVDTVFQKDEMIDIIGVTKGKGYEGVVTRWGVTRLPRKTHRGLRKVACIGAWHPARVSFTVARAGQNGYHHRTEMNKKIYRLGKSGQESHSAMTEFDRTEKEITPMGGFPHYGVVKEDYLLMKGCCVGPKKRVVTLRQSLLKQTSRVALEEIKLKFIDTSSKFGHGRFQTLQEKAKFYGRVKA, from the exons ATGTCTCATCGCAAGTTTGAACATCCAAGGCATGGTTCTCTGGGATTTCTCCCAAGAAAAAGAGCTGCTCGCCACAGAGGAAAAG TGAAGGCTTTCCCCAAAGATGATGCAACCAAACCCTGCAAATTGACTGCTTTTGTTGGGTACAAAGCTGGAATGACTCATATTGTTAGAGAAGTTGAAAAACCAGGATCAA AGCTGCACAAGAAGGAAACATGTGAAGCAGTAACTATTATAGAAACACCACCTATGGTTGTAGTCGGTGTTGTTGGTTATGTCAAAACACCACGTGGTCTTCGTTCTCTGAACACTGTTTGGGCCCAGCATCTTAGTGAGGAGGTGAAGAGGAGATTCTACAAGAACTGGTGCAAGTCCAAGAAGAAGGCTTTCACCAAGTATTCCAAGAAGTATGAAGATGGGAAAAAGGACATTCAGTCACAGttggagaaaatgaagaagtaCTGCTCTGTGATTCGTGTTTTGGCTCATACAcag ATAAGAAAATTGAAGGGACTGAAGCAGAAGAAAGCTCATTTGATGGAGATTCAGGTGAATGGTGGAACTGTTGCCCAGAAGGTCGACTTTGCTTACGATTTCTTTGAGAAGCATATTCCTGTCGATACTGTCTTCCAGAAAGATGAGATGATTGACATAATTGGGGTGACCAAGGGGAAGGGGTATGAGGGTGTTGTGACCCGTTGGGGTGTCACCCGTCTACCCCGTAAGACCCATCGTGGGCTTCGCAAAGTAGCTTGTATTGGTGCCTGGCATCCTGCTAGAGTTTCGTTTACAGTTGCTAGGGCTGGGCAGAATGGTTACCATCACCGCACAGAGATGAACAAGAAAATTTACAGGCTTGGGAAGTCTGGCCAAGAGTCTCACTCTGCCATGACCGAGTTTGACAGGACCGAGAAGGAAATTACTCCAATGGGAGGGTTCCCCCACTATGGTGTGGTGAAGGAGGATTATCTTCTAATGAAGGGGTGCTGCGTTGGTCCCAAGAAGCGTGTGGTGACCTTGAGGCAGTCGCTCTTGAAGCAGACATCTAGGGTTGCCTTGGAGGAGATCAAGCTCAAGTTTATCGATACATCCTCCAAGTTTGGCCATGGTCGGTTCCAGACACTTCAGGAGAAGGCCAAGTTCTATGGGCGAGTCAAGGCTTGA
- the LOC133880878 gene encoding uncharacterized protein LOC133880878: protein MTDFGSERSNPWNIYGSSDPSPSQTGVSQEAPWKNFGTSMNAISFGFVATAILISMFLIMAIFEHLFRPGPPFSSPENMANGSPESRAIEKLGRQAVTTPYAPDFSVLMPGQNCPTYIAQPAPLPCTREGVYWPPHEHNFVLP from the exons ATGACTGACTTTGGTTCTGAAAGATCAAATCCATGGAACATATATGGAAGTTCAGACCCAAGTCCATCTCAAACCGGAGTGAGTCAGGAAGCTCCATGGAAAAACTTTGGGACATCCATGAATGccatttcttttggttttgttgcAACAGCAATCTTGATCTCAATGTTTCTTATCATGGCCATCTTTGAACATCTGTTCAGGCCAGGTCCTCCTTTTTCTTCACCTGAAAATATGGCCAATGGTTCTCCTGAATCCAGAGCAATAGAGAAACTTGGCAGACAAGCA GTGACAACACCATATGCACCTGATTTCTCAGTGTTGATGCCAGGACAGAACTGTCCCACCTACATTGCACAACCTGCTCCACTCCCCTGCACGAGGGAAGGGGTTTATTGGCCTCCCCATGAACATAATTTTGTACTTCCATAG
- the LOC133881704 gene encoding MACPF domain-containing protein At4g24290, which translates to MALKVPAPEAAEIAIRAIGCGYDISEDLRLKYCKGNSKVSRLIEIDEDGGREIVLPGGILIPNVSKSIKCDKGERTRFRSDVLSFQQMSEQFNQEINLNGKIPSGLFNTMFEFSSCWQKDAANTKTLAFDGVFITLYTVALEKSQMVLRDHVKKAVPSSWEPDALARFIDTFGTHIIVGVKMGGRDVIYVKQQHSSTLQPADVQKRLKEMADKRFLDASGQNGIASEKVYQNEKFEIREQRLRFADTSPSSSYSHKEDTLTIFKRRGGSDNRHLSHNEWLQTVQYEPDVISMSFIPITSLLNGVPGSGFLSHAINLYLRYKPPIQELHQFLEFQLPRQWAPVFSELPLGPQRKQQSCASLQFSLMGPKLYVNTTPVDVGKRPVTGLRLYLEGKRSNCLAIHLQHLSSLPKIFQLEDDPSGNFCQEPFYRKYYEKVQSKYFSHVCTAPVESDEDLSIVTGAQFQIENHGLKNILFLRLRFSTVLGATVVKHPEWDGSPGLAAKSGLISTLISHHFTTVQKPPPRPADVNINSAIYPGGPPVPIQAPKLLKFVDPTEMMRGPQETPGYWVVSGARLLVEKGRISLRVKYSLLTVILPDEEVDP; encoded by the exons ATGGCACTAAAGGTTCCAGCTCCTGAAGCTGCTGAGATCGCAATTAGGGCAATTGGTTGTGGATACGATATATCAGAAGATCTAAGGCTCAAGTACTGTAAAGGTAACTCAAAAGTTTCGCGGTTGATTGAGATTGATGAAGATGGGGGTCGTGAGATTGTTTTACCTGGTGGAATTTTGATCCCAAATGTCTCCAAATCAATAAAATGTGATAAAGGGGAACGTACCCGGTTCAGGTCCGATGTCCTCTCTTTCCAACAG ATGTCAGAGCAGTTCAATCAGGAAATAAATTTGAACGGCAAAATTCCTTCAGGCCTCTTCAATACCATGTTCGAATTCTCAAGTTGTTGGCAGAAAGATGCAGCCAACACTAAGACCCTTGCTTTTGATGGGGTGTTCATCACGCTCTATACAGTTGCATTGGAGAAATCCCAGATGGTACTCCGTGATCATGTTAAGAAAGCTGTTCCATCATCATGGGAACCTGATGCACTGGCAAG GTTTATTGACACATTTGGTACCCATATTATTGTTGGTGTGAAGATGGGAGGGAGGGATGTAATATATGTGAAGCAGCAGCATTCATCAACTCTTCAACCTGCTGATGTACAGAAAAGATTGAAGGAGATGGCAGATAAAAGGTTTTTAGATGCCAGTGGACAAAATGGCATAGCTTCTGAAAAAGTGTACCAGAATGAGAAG tttgaAATCAGGGAGCAGCGGCTGAGGTTCGCAGATACCAGTCCATCAAGTTCTTATTCACACAAGGAG GATACTTTAACcattttcaagaggaggggcgGAAGTGATAATAGGCACCTATCTCATAATGAGTGGTTACAAACTGTCCAGTATGAGCCTGATGTGATCTCAATGTCCTTCATCCCAATCACCTCTCTATTGAATGGAGTCCCAGGGAGTGGATTCTTGAGTCATGCCATCAATCTTTATTTACGAT ATAAACCTCCAATTCAAGAGCTCCACCAATTTTTGGAATTTCAGCTGCCACGGCAATGGGCACCTGTGTTCAGTGAACTTCCACTTGGTCCACAACGGAAGCAGCAAAGCTGTGCATCTTTGCAGTTTAGCTTAATGGGCCCAAAGCTTTATGTGAACACCACTCCG GTTGATGTCGGCAAGAGGCCAGTGACTGGTCTCCGGCTTTATCTAGAAGGTAAAAGGAGTAACTGTTTGGCTATCCATTTGCAGCACCTCTCATCTCTTCCCAAAATCTTCCAACTCGAAGATGATCCGAGTGGCAACTTCTGCCAAGAGCCCTTTTATCGTAAATACTATGAGAAAGTTCAATCGAAGTACTTCTCTCATGTCTGCACTGCTCCTGTGGAGTCGGATGAGGATTTGTCTATAGTAACTGGAGCCCAATTTCAGATTGAAAACCATGGATTGAAAAATATTCTCTTCTTGAGACTCCGCTTCTCGACTGTTTTGGGAGCTACAGTTGTGAAACATCCCGAGTGGGATGGATCTCCAGGGCTGGCTGCTAAATCTGGCCTCATATCAACACTGATCAGCCATCATTTTACAACAGTTCAGAAGCCACCTCCACGGCCAGCTGATGTGAACATAAACTCTGCCATTTACCCCGGAGGCCCTCCAGTACCCATCCAAGCTCCTAAGCTTCTGAAGTTTGTTGATCCAACGGAAATGATGAGGGGGCCACAGGAAACTCCTGGTTATTGGGTTGTCTCGGGGGCTAGACTTCTTGTGGAGAAGGGCAGGATTTCTCTCCGGGTTAAGTATTCTTTGTTGACTGTAATATTACCTGATGAAGAAGTGGATCCGTAA
- the LOC133881332 gene encoding uncharacterized protein LOC133881332: protein MDEGTLSPKNRVKFLCSHGGRILPRPTDGQLKYMGGETRVIAIPRDITFSELMKKLTPQFDKEMVLKYQVIPEDLDALVSVRSEEDLKHMLDEYDRHESQGTPRLRAFLFPSINPIIVENQAAAAFIEPPHALDQQRYIDAINGITRTTSGRSKLTFNVSSAYSSPHCSSPKAQNVDNSMTNDTNFINGRVPMHKVRSSPSLRSLNNFQHHGNGVGNGNGNHLFYQYHQSRQQHHFHGYHSRPPLDPHKGVDMGRSLMGYGGGINHYQPSSRQHRESGSAGCGYCNECGVSVCGSGGVDRSGTGSLPRSPRKATWE, encoded by the exons ATGGATGAAGGGACGTTGTCGCCTAAGAACAGGGTGAAGTTCCTGTGCAGCCATGGCGGGAGGATCCTCCCTAGGCCCACCGACGGTCAACTCAAGTACATGGGTGGTGAGACACGTGTCATCGCCATCCCTCGTGACATCACTTTCTCAG AGCTAATGAAGAAGTTAACTCCACAGTTTGATAAGGAAATGGTCCTCAAGTACCAAGTAATCCCTGAGGATCTTGATGCTCTTGTGTCCGTCAGATCTGAGGAGGACCTAAAGCACATGCTCGATGAATACGACCGCCATGAAAGCCAAGGAACTCCAAGGCTCCGAGCCTTCTTGTTCCCGTCCATCAACCCGATCATAGTCGAGAACCAAGCAGCCGCAGCCTTCATCGAACCACCCCATGCACTAGATCAGCAGCGCTATATTGATGCCATCAATGGCATAACTCGTACAACTTCCGGTCGTTCTAAGCTCACTTTCAATGTCTCATCCGCCTATTCTTCTCCCCACTGCTCTTCCCCAAAAGCCCAAAATGTTGATAATTCTATGACCAATGACACCAACTTTATTAATGGTCGAGTTCCGATGCATAAAGTCCGGAGCTCTCCTAGCCTCCGCAGCCTCAACAACTTCCAACACCACGGCAACGGCGTCGGAAATGGCAATGGAAACCACCTCTTTTACCAGTACCACCAAAGCCGTCAACAACACCATTTCCATGGCTACCATTCTAGACCACCATTGGATCCTCACAAAGGTGTTGACATGGGGAGGAGCTTAATGGGTTATGGCGGCGGCATAAACCATTATCAGCCATCGAGTAGGCAGCACAGAGAGAGTGGATCGGCCGGCTGTGGGTATTGCAATGAGTGCGGGGTGTCTGTTTGTGGCAGTGGCGGGGTTGATAGATCAGGAACTGGAAGTCTTCCTCGGAGTCCAAGAAAGGCCACTTGGGAGTGA
- the LOC133882258 gene encoding phosphoribosylamine--glycine ligase yields MSCATTAAFDLVSCLKRHSTATAINHVPLPKPFVRCRFSYSSSSASFSVGPLYSSPANNQSRCFDGSRSFYCSALKSQPSASLGVQTTPPSEEERVVVLVIGGGGREHALCYALQRSPSCDAVFCAPGNAGISNSGNATCISDLDILDSAAVISFCRKWGVGLVVVGPEAPLVSGLVNDLVKAGIPTFGPSAEAAALEGSKNFMKNLCNKYGIPTAKYKTFTDPSTAKQYIQEQGAPIVIKADGLAAGKGVVVAMTVEEAYEAVDSMLVKGTFGSAGCRVIVEECLEGEEVSFFALVDGENALPLESAQDHKRVGDGDTGPNTGGMGAYSPAPILTEELQSLVMKSIILPTVKGMAEEGCKFVGVLYAGLMIEKKSGLPKLIEYNVRFGDPECQVLMVRLESDLAQVLLAACRGELSGVSLSWSPGSAMVVVMASKGYPGAYEKGTVIRNLEDAQHVAPCVQIFHAGTTQDSEGNFIAVGGRVLGVTAKGRDLEEARDRAYQAVDEINWHGGFCRRDIGWRALPHKQFATKG; encoded by the exons ATGTCTTGCGCCACCACCGCCGCTTTCGACCTCGTATCTTGTCTGAAACGACATAGCACCGCCACTGCCATTAACCACGTGCCACTTCCGAAGCCGTTCGTACGCTGTCGTTTCAGTTACTCTTCGTCTTCGGCGTCGTTCTCTGTGGGACCCCTCTACTCCAGCCCCGCCAATAACCAGTCGCGTTGTTTCGACGGCTCTCGATCGTTCTACTGCTCTGCCCTGAAATCACAGCCGTCGGCTTCCCTTGGCGTCCAGACCACTCCTCCGTCTG AAGAAGAGAGGGTGGTGGTTTTGGTCATTGGTGGAGGGGGAAGAGAACATGCACTTTGCTATGCCTTGCAGCGATCTCCCTCCTGTGATGCAGTATTCTGTGCGCCTGGTAATGCCGGGATATCCAACTCAGGAAATGCCACTTGTATTTCGGACCTTGACATCTTGGATAGTGCAGCTGTAATATCCTTCTGCCGCAAATGGGGTGTGGGATTGGTTGTTGTGGGACCAGAGGCTCCTCTTGTTTCAGGCCTTGTAAATGATCTAGTTAAGGCTGGAATCCCTACATTTGGTCCTTCAGCCGAGGCTGCTGCTTTGGAGGGTTCCAAGAACTTCATGAAGAATTTATGTAACAAATATGGAATCCCTACTGCAAAG TATAAAACATTTACAGATCCATCTACAGCAAAGCAATACATTCAAGAGCAAGGGGCACCAATTGTTATCAAAGCAGATGGATTGGCAGCTGGAAAAGGAGTTGTCGTTGCTATGACTGTGGAGGAAGCATATGAAGCTGTCGATTCAATGCTGGTAAAGGGCACTTTTGGTTCTGCTGGTTGCCGTGTCATTGTTGAAGAGTGTCTGGAAGGAGAAGAAGTATCTTTTTTTGCCTTAGTGGATGGAGAGAATGCCCTTCCTTTAGAGTCTGCTCAGGACCATAAACGAGTTGGGGATGGTGATACAGGGCCCAATACGGGTGGGATGGGGGCATACTCTCCTGCACCCATCTTAACAGAGGAACTTCAGTCGTTGGTCATGAAATCCATAATTCTCCCTACAGTGAAAGGAATGGCTGAAGAGGGGTGCAAGTTTGTTGGGGTTTTGTATGCTGGCCTCATGATCGAGAAAAAGTCTGGCTTACCAAAGCTAATTGAGTACAACGTGCGATTTGGAGATCCAGAGTGTCAG GTCTTGATGGTTCGATTGGAGTCGGATCTGGCACAAGTTCTGCTTGCAGCTTGTAGAGGAGAGCTAAGTGGAGTATCCTTGAGCTGGTCCCCAGGGTCTGCCATGGTGGTGGTAATGGCAAGTAAGGGCTACCCTGGGGCATATGAGAAGGGAACTGTGATTCGGAACCTTGAAGATGCACAGCATGTTGCTCCATGTGTTCAGATATTTCATGCTGGAACAACCCAAGACTCGGAAGGCAACTTCATTGCTGTTGGGGGACGTGTTCTTGGGGTTACAGCCAAGGGAAGAGACCTTGAAGAGGCACGAGATCGAGCTTACCAGGCTGTTGATGAAATCAACTGGCACGGCGGATTCTGCAGGCGGGATATCGGTTGGAGAGCACTTCCCCATAAACAATTTGCTACAAAAGGGTGA